ACCCGCGCCGGGGCGCCCCGGCCGTCGAGTGAATTCGGCTCTTGCTCCCACTGCTGCCTCCAAGACTGCTTGCTTGCGCCGGCATGGCCTGCCTTGCCTGCGTCCCGACAGGTGCTGCCAGGCGGCCATCTCGTGAATGCACCAACAGCTTACTTGACACCTGTCAGAATGAAGCTAATCTGACAGTTGTCAGAGAGCACCTCCTGGTGCAGCGAAGTGACTTGAGCAGCCGCTTTCCGCAGGACTGAACAGCGCCGATCGGCGCACGAGCACGTCTCCCCCAACTAGCGGCCGGACCGCCGCATCCGCTCGAAAGTGAGAGCCCCATGGACGCGAACCACACACTGCGCAAGGCCCCCGAGCGTGTGGGCGGCCTGGAGGCGGCCCGCCGTCGGCACGGCGCCAAGGCCGACCATGTGGTGACCCTGCTCACCGCCGGGGATCCCCTCGCCGATGCCGTCATCGCCGAACTGGACGTCTACGGCCCGCAGGCCCGGCGTGCCCTCGACGCGGGCCTCAGGCACGGCCTGGCGAGTCTTGGCCAACAGCCCCCCCGCGGCCATCGCCGCGCTGCTGAGGCAACTGGAGGCCACCCCTTCCTGGGCGGACCCGCTGACGCTGCACAGGGGCGATGTCGTGAGCCTGTCCGTGCCCTCCATGTGGTTCGGGCTCTGCTCGACCACCGGCGCGCTCGCGCACAGCTACGCCTCCCCGGCCACCGCACGGCTGCTGGCCGGAACAGGCAGGCCGGCGGACCTGGCCGCACGCCGGCTCGCGGAGACCGGGGTGTGGGCGCGCCAGACCATACGGCCGGGAGGGCTGCTGCGCGGACGACCGGGGTACCTGGCCACCGTGGAGGTCCGGCTGGCCCATGCCCGTATGCGGGCCACGACCCTCACGGACTGGGACAGGGGCGCCCGGGGCCTGCCGGTCGGTCAGCTCGACATGGCCCGTACCTGGCTCGGCTTCACCCTCATCGCCTTCCAGGCCCTGACGGCCGTCGGCATCGACATCACTGACGAGGAGGAGCACTACCTCTACCAGTACTGGTCGTACGTCGCTCATCTCCTGGGGCTCGACGAAAGCCTTCACAAGGACGTGGTCGACCACGCCGGCGCCCGCCGACTGCAGGACCTGCTGGACGCCACGACGGACGCACCCGACGAGAATTCGACCGCGCTGACCGCCGCCATGGTCGGCGCACAGGCCCACGCGATGGCCGACGCGCCGGGCGCCGTCCTGTCCGAGGAACAACTGCGCCACCTCATCCACAGCGTGCTCCGCCGGGCCTTCGGGGAGGAGTGGGCAGACCGCCTGGGCATCCCCGGCGTCCCCGCCGCGACCGATCTCATGCCTCTGATCAGCCACCTCAATCGCCAGGCCCACTACTGGCAGACCTACTCCCCCACCTCGGCCCACGAAGCTCGCCGCCGGGCGCTGGAGGGACCCGCGCCCGAACTGAAGGCGGCCGTCCTTCCCTGTGACACCTCTTGCCGTCGTCACGCGGGAGCCGTCCGCCCGAGCGTCTGGGCGGCCTGATCACCCTTCCCGCCGCAGCGCGCGGCCGACGGTGGCCGGCTCCGGGAATGCATGTCCCGCTCATCCGCGCGCCCCACCTCGCCG
The nucleotide sequence above comes from Streptomyces sp. NL15-2K. Encoded proteins:
- a CDS encoding oxygenase MpaB family protein; protein product: MANSPPAAIAALLRQLEATPSWADPLTLHRGDVVSLSVPSMWFGLCSTTGALAHSYASPATARLLAGTGRPADLAARRLAETGVWARQTIRPGGLLRGRPGYLATVEVRLAHARMRATTLTDWDRGARGLPVGQLDMARTWLGFTLIAFQALTAVGIDITDEEEHYLYQYWSYVAHLLGLDESLHKDVVDHAGARRLQDLLDATTDAPDENSTALTAAMVGAQAHAMADAPGAVLSEEQLRHLIHSVLRRAFGEEWADRLGIPGVPAATDLMPLISHLNRQAHYWQTYSPTSAHEARRRALEGPAPELKAAVLPCDTSCRRHAGAVRPSVWAA